The nucleotide window GTTCCTCAGCTACGCCAACGGCCATATCTGGGCCGATTTGCACACAGGCAGCGTTCGTCCGCGTTGAGCCCGGCGCTAAGGCGGGGGTAAACTGCCCGCCCCGTGAAATGTCTGCGAGCTGGAGTCGGCAATGCGTAAAGATAAGAAGCAAGTGATTGGTGACGAGATCGGCGATGCGCAGATCAAACTGTTCCTCGATTTTGAACCGGTCGACGCCACTTCACCGTCGCTGCACAAACTGATCAAGGCCTACCGCGGCCTGCGTATCGATGACTTCGAGCGTTTTCTGACGTTCTTTGTCGAAGCCGGCTATGAGCTGGACGGCAAGGATGAGCACGGCAATGATTTCGTCGCCCTGATCAAGGATCAACGCAACGCCGCCGAGTACATCGAGCTGATCGACAAGGCTCGCGGCTGACCTGAGGGTGCACTGTTGTTGCCCTGACTTGGTGGGTGTTTGTGCTGGCCCTTCGCGAGCAGGCTCGCTCCCACATTGGATCTGTGTCGATCACAAAATTGTGATTCAACTCGATCAACTGTGGGAGCGAGCCTGCTCGCGAAGGCGGCGTAACCAACACCGAAGATCTTAGGGTCAACCGTTTCACCGATATAAAAAAACGCCCCGCCCTCAATGAGGACGGGGCGTTTTTTGTGCTGCTGAATCAAGCGTAGCTTTCGGTCTCGTTGCTGGCTTCAACCAGTTCCAGCGCGACGTTGTTGTGCGCATTGATCTTGCGATACAGCGCTGCGTCGGTTTCCAGAACCTTTTCCCGAGCCGGGAAGATTTCCGCCAGTTTGGCAGCCCACTCACCGGACGCTTTGTTCGGGAAGCATTTTTCGATCAGCTCAAGCATGATCGAA belongs to Pseudomonas sp. B21-015 and includes:
- a CDS encoding PA4642 family protein, which encodes MRKDKKQVIGDEIGDAQIKLFLDFEPVDATSPSLHKLIKAYRGLRIDDFERFLTFFVEAGYELDGKDEHGNDFVALIKDQRNAAEYIELIDKARG